In Streptomyces capitiformicae, one genomic interval encodes:
- a CDS encoding fumarylacetoacetate hydrolase family protein — protein sequence MRIARFSIDGNVAFGAVEGDKPDELVLDIIKGIPFADFELSGTKVPVSKVRLLPPVLPNKVVAFGRNYAEHAKELGNEVPDAPFAFFKPATSVIGPGDEIQYPSFSQELHHEAELAVVIGRMCREVPRDRVKDVIFGYTCANDVTARDVQRREKQWARAKGFDTSCPLGPWVETDLDPSDLTIQLTVNGAQRQLGRTSEMIHSIEDLIVNITEAMTLLPGDVILTGTPAGVGPLTVGDEVAVTIEGIGTLTNKVIKRG from the coding sequence GTGCGCATCGCCAGGTTCTCCATCGACGGGAACGTAGCCTTCGGCGCGGTCGAGGGCGACAAGCCGGACGAGCTCGTCCTCGACATCATCAAGGGCATTCCGTTCGCGGACTTCGAGCTCTCCGGTACGAAGGTCCCGGTCAGCAAGGTCAGGCTGCTGCCGCCGGTGCTCCCCAACAAGGTCGTCGCCTTCGGCCGCAACTACGCCGAACACGCCAAGGAACTGGGCAACGAGGTGCCCGACGCCCCGTTCGCCTTCTTCAAGCCGGCCACCTCGGTGATCGGCCCCGGCGACGAGATCCAGTACCCCTCCTTCTCGCAGGAACTGCACCACGAGGCCGAGCTGGCCGTGGTCATCGGCCGCATGTGCCGCGAGGTCCCGCGCGACCGCGTCAAGGACGTGATCTTCGGCTACACCTGTGCCAACGACGTCACCGCGCGCGACGTCCAACGTCGCGAGAAGCAGTGGGCCAGGGCCAAGGGCTTCGACACCTCCTGCCCGCTCGGCCCCTGGGTGGAGACCGACCTCGACCCGAGCGACCTCACCATCCAGCTCACGGTCAACGGCGCACAACGCCAGCTCGGCCGTACGAGCGAGATGATCCACTCCATCGAGGATCTGATCGTCAACATCACCGAGGCCATGACGCTGCTCCCCGGCGACGTCATCCTCACGGGCACCCCGGCAGGCGTCGGGCCGCTCACCGTCGGCGACGAGGTCGCCGTCACCATCGAAGGCATCGGCACTCTCACCAACAAGGTGATCAAGCGTGGCTAA
- the gltX gene encoding glutamate--tRNA ligase, whose translation MANGSVRVRFCPSPTGNPHVGLVRTALFNWAFARHTGGTFVFRIEDTDAARDSEESYEQLLDSLRWLGFTWDEGPEIGGPHAPYRQSQRMDTYKEIAQKLLEAGHAYHCYCTASELEERRDAARAAGRPSGYDGKCREVTPEQKERYEAEGRESIVRFRMPDETITFTDLVRGELTFTPENVPDYGIVRANGAPLYTLVNPVDDALMEITHVLRGEDLLSSTPRQIALYKALMELGIAKSVPQFGHLPYVMGEGNKKLSKRDPQSSLNLYRERGFLPEGLLNYLSLLGWSLSADKDIFTIEEMVAAFDIADVNPNPARFDLKKCEAINADHIRMLGVKEFTERCAPWLKAPFAPWAPEDFDETKWQAIAPHAQTRLKVLSEITDNVDFLFLPEPVEDEASWTKAMKEGSDALLRTAREKLESADWTSPESLKEAVLAAGEAHGLKLGKAQAPVRVAVTGRTVGLPLFESLEILGKEKTLARIDAALAKLAA comes from the coding sequence GTGGCTAACGGCTCCGTCCGCGTACGTTTCTGTCCGTCCCCGACCGGCAACCCCCATGTGGGCCTGGTCCGCACGGCCCTGTTCAACTGGGCGTTCGCCCGCCACACCGGCGGCACGTTCGTCTTCCGCATCGAGGACACCGACGCGGCCCGTGACTCCGAGGAGTCCTACGAGCAGCTCCTGGACTCCCTGCGCTGGCTGGGCTTCACCTGGGACGAGGGCCCCGAGATCGGCGGCCCGCACGCGCCGTACCGCCAGTCGCAGCGCATGGACACCTACAAGGAGATCGCCCAGAAGCTCCTGGAGGCCGGCCACGCGTACCACTGCTACTGCACCGCCTCGGAGCTGGAGGAGCGCCGCGACGCCGCTCGCGCGGCCGGCAGGCCCTCCGGCTACGACGGCAAGTGCCGCGAGGTCACGCCCGAGCAGAAGGAGCGGTACGAGGCAGAGGGCCGCGAGTCGATCGTCCGCTTCCGCATGCCCGACGAGACGATCACCTTCACGGACCTCGTCCGCGGCGAGCTCACCTTCACCCCGGAGAACGTGCCGGACTACGGCATCGTCCGCGCGAACGGCGCCCCGCTCTACACGCTGGTCAACCCGGTCGACGACGCCCTGATGGAGATCACCCACGTCCTGCGCGGCGAGGACCTCCTTTCTTCTACGCCCCGTCAGATCGCCCTGTACAAGGCGCTGATGGAGCTGGGCATCGCCAAGTCCGTGCCCCAGTTCGGCCACCTGCCGTACGTGATGGGCGAGGGCAACAAGAAGCTCTCCAAGCGCGACCCGCAGTCCTCGCTCAACCTCTACCGCGAGCGCGGCTTCCTCCCCGAGGGCCTGCTCAACTACCTGTCCCTCCTCGGCTGGTCGCTCTCGGCGGACAAGGACATCTTCACGATCGAGGAGATGGTCGCCGCCTTCGACATCGCCGACGTGAACCCCAACCCGGCCCGCTTCGACCTGAAGAAGTGCGAGGCGATCAACGCCGACCACATCCGCATGCTGGGTGTGAAGGAGTTCACCGAGCGCTGCGCCCCCTGGCTGAAGGCCCCCTTCGCCCCCTGGGCCCCGGAGGACTTCGACGAGACGAAGTGGCAGGCGATCGCCCCGCACGCGCAGACCCGTCTGAAGGTCCTCTCGGAGATCACCGACAACGTCGACTTCCTGTTCCTGCCGGAGCCGGTCGAGGACGAGGCGAGCTGGACGAAGGCGATGAAGGAGGGCAGCGACGCCCTGCTCCGCACGGCCCGCGAGAAGCTGGAGTCGGCCGACTGGACCTCGCCCGAGTCCCTCAAGGAGGCCGTCCTGGCCGCCGGCGAGGCCCACGGCCTCAAGCTCGGCAAGGCCCAGGCCCCCGTCCGTGTCGCCGTCACCGGCCGTACGGTCGGCCTGCCCCTCTTCGAGTCCCTGGAGATCCTCGGCAAGGAGAAGACGCTGGCCCGCATCGACGCGGCGCTGGCCAAGCTGGCGGCGTAA
- a CDS encoding HAD family hydrolase has translation MNIKAVVWDIDDTLFDYTTADRTGMRAHLAVDGLLHGYESVEQALARWKELTSLHWRRYAAGEGDWEATRRDRVRDFLGEPLLTDAEADDWFERYIAHYERAWALFPDVLPVLDALAASHRHAVLSNSSLPVQERKLRTLGVWDRFETVLCAEQLGVHKPAAEAFHAACEALELPPHEVAYVGDHPEIDGRGAADAGLLSVWIDRGGAYATVEPPAGPHRIATLAELPAILGTDSRFGAPSTFG, from the coding sequence ATGAACATCAAGGCCGTGGTCTGGGACATCGACGACACCCTCTTCGACTACACCACGGCCGACCGGACCGGGATGCGCGCCCACTTGGCCGTAGATGGGCTGCTCCACGGGTACGAGTCCGTCGAGCAGGCGCTGGCCCGCTGGAAGGAGCTCACCAGCCTGCACTGGCGGCGGTACGCGGCGGGCGAGGGCGACTGGGAGGCCACGCGGCGCGACCGTGTACGGGACTTCCTCGGGGAGCCGCTGCTGACCGACGCGGAGGCGGACGACTGGTTCGAGCGCTACATCGCCCACTACGAGCGCGCCTGGGCCCTCTTCCCGGACGTCCTTCCTGTCCTGGACGCCCTCGCGGCCAGCCACCGGCACGCCGTCCTCTCCAACTCCAGCCTCCCCGTCCAGGAGCGCAAACTGCGCACCCTCGGCGTGTGGGACCGCTTCGAGACGGTGCTGTGCGCCGAACAGCTGGGCGTCCACAAACCGGCCGCCGAGGCGTTCCACGCCGCCTGCGAGGCGCTGGAGCTGCCGCCGCACGAGGTGGCGTACGTCGGCGACCATCCGGAGATCGACGGGAGGGGTGCCGCCGACGCCGGTCTGCTGTCCGTCTGGATCGACCGCGGCGGCGCGTACGCGACCGTCGAACCGCCCGCCGGTCCGCACCGGATCGCCACCCTCGCCGAACTGCCCGCGATCCTCGGCACGGATAGTCGTTTTGGAGCGCCGTCCACCTTCGGGTAA
- a CDS encoding MerR family transcriptional regulator, with protein MRLAELSERSGVSTATIKYYLREGLLAPGRQINATTAEYDEEHLRRLRLVRALIQVGRVPVANAKEVLKHVDDDSLGRTIRLGAARWALPQAPDPDGEDPITVAAQAEVDRLLGILGWESTREIGGLSPVHRSLVALVAALKRLGYPCDAETMAPYAELMHEAARRDLDHMETYESDTEKVEVAVSSAVLFEPVLRALHRLAQEEESARRYGIE; from the coding sequence GTGCGACTGGCCGAGTTGAGCGAACGCAGCGGCGTGTCCACCGCGACGATCAAGTACTACCTGCGCGAAGGGCTGTTGGCGCCCGGCCGTCAGATCAACGCGACGACGGCCGAGTACGACGAGGAGCATCTGCGCCGGCTGCGGCTGGTGCGGGCGTTGATCCAGGTGGGCCGGGTGCCGGTGGCGAACGCCAAGGAGGTCCTGAAGCATGTGGACGACGACTCCCTGGGCCGCACGATCCGGCTGGGGGCGGCCCGGTGGGCGTTGCCCCAGGCTCCCGACCCGGACGGCGAGGACCCCATCACGGTCGCCGCGCAGGCAGAGGTGGACCGGCTTCTCGGGATCCTCGGCTGGGAGTCCACGAGGGAGATCGGCGGCCTGTCTCCGGTGCACCGTTCACTGGTGGCCCTGGTAGCCGCACTGAAGCGGCTCGGTTATCCGTGCGACGCCGAAACCATGGCGCCCTACGCCGAGTTGATGCACGAGGCGGCCCGGCGGGACCTGGATCACATGGAGACCTATGAGTCCGACACGGAGAAGGTCGAGGTGGCGGTGTCGTCGGCGGTGCTCTTCGAGCCGGTGTTGCGGGCGTTGCACCGGTTGGCACAGGAGGAGGAGTCGGCGCGCCGGTACGGCATCGAGTAG
- the ndgR gene encoding IclR family transcriptional regulator NdgR, whose amino-acid sequence MDNSSGVGVLDKAALVLSALESGPATLAGLVGATGLARPTAHRLAVALEHHRMVARDMQGRFILGPRLAELAAAAGEDRLLATAGPVLTHLRDVTGESAQLYRRQGDMRICVAAAERLSGLRDTVPVGSTLTMKAGSSAQILMAWEEPERLHRGLQGARFTATALSGVRRRGWAQSIGEREPGVASVSAPVRGPSNRVVAAVSVSGPIERLTRHPGRMHAQAVIDAAARLSEALRRTG is encoded by the coding sequence ATGGACAACAGTAGCGGCGTCGGCGTTCTGGACAAGGCGGCCCTGGTCCTGAGCGCTCTGGAGTCCGGTCCGGCCACCCTCGCGGGTCTGGTCGGGGCCACCGGACTCGCACGACCCACGGCCCACCGCCTGGCCGTGGCTCTGGAACACCACCGCATGGTGGCACGCGACATGCAGGGCCGTTTCATCCTCGGCCCTCGGCTGGCCGAGCTGGCCGCGGCCGCCGGCGAGGACCGCCTCCTCGCGACGGCGGGCCCGGTGCTCACCCACCTCCGTGACGTCACGGGCGAGAGCGCGCAGCTCTACCGCCGCCAGGGCGACATGCGGATCTGCGTGGCCGCGGCCGAGCGGCTCTCGGGCCTCAGGGACACGGTCCCGGTCGGTTCCACGCTCACGATGAAGGCAGGTTCCTCGGCCCAGATCCTCATGGCCTGGGAGGAGCCCGAGCGCCTGCACCGCGGCCTCCAGGGCGCCCGCTTCACGGCGACCGCCCTCTCCGGCGTACGCCGGCGGGGCTGGGCCCAGTCGATCGGCGAGCGCGAGCCGGGCGTCGCCTCGGTCTCCGCCCCCGTACGCGGCCCCTCCAACCGTGTCGTGGCCGCCGTCTCGGTCTCCGGCCCCATCGAACGCCTCACCCGCCACCCGGGCCGCATGCACGCCCAGGCGGTCATCGACGCGGCGGCCCGCCTGTCGGAGGCCTTGCGCCGCACAGGCTGA
- the leuC gene encoding 3-isopropylmalate dehydratase large subunit, with translation MGRTLAEKVWDDHVVRRAEGEPDLLFIDLHLLHEVTSPQAFDGLRKSGRKVRRLDLTIATEDHNTPTLDIDKPIADPVSRVQLETLRKNAAEFGVRLHPLGDVEQGVVHVVGPQLGLTQPGMTVVCGDSHTSTHGAFGGLAFGIGTSQVEHVLATQTLPLVRPKTMAITVDGELPEGVTAKDLILAIIAKIGTGGGQGYVLEYRGSAIEKLSMEARMTICNMSIEAGARAGMIAPDETTFEYLKGRPHAPEGEDWDAAVAYWKTLKTDEDAEFDAEVVIDAASLSPFVTWGTNPGQGAPLSASVPDPASYEDASERLAAEKALEYMGLEAGQPLRSIKVDTVFVGSCTNGRIEDLRAAAELVKGRKVADGVRMLVVPGSARVGLQAVSEGLDVVFKEAGAEWRHAGCSMCLGMNPDQLAPGERSASTSNRNFEGRQGKGGRTHLVSPQVAAATAVLGHLASPADLTDADTRTPAGV, from the coding sequence ATGGGTAGGACACTCGCGGAGAAGGTCTGGGACGACCACGTCGTCCGGCGCGCCGAGGGCGAGCCCGACCTCCTCTTCATCGATCTGCACCTGCTGCACGAGGTGACCAGCCCCCAGGCCTTCGACGGTCTTCGCAAGAGCGGGCGGAAGGTTCGCCGGCTCGACCTGACCATCGCCACCGAGGACCACAACACCCCCACCCTCGACATCGACAAGCCCATCGCCGACCCGGTCTCCCGGGTCCAGCTGGAGACGCTGCGCAAGAACGCCGCCGAGTTCGGGGTGCGGCTGCACCCGCTGGGCGACGTCGAGCAGGGTGTCGTGCATGTGGTGGGTCCGCAGCTCGGGCTGACCCAGCCGGGCATGACCGTCGTCTGCGGTGACTCCCACACCTCCACGCACGGCGCCTTCGGCGGCCTGGCGTTCGGTATCGGCACCTCCCAGGTGGAGCATGTGCTGGCCACCCAGACGCTGCCGCTGGTCCGCCCGAAGACCATGGCCATCACGGTCGACGGCGAACTGCCCGAGGGCGTCACCGCCAAGGACCTGATCCTGGCGATCATCGCCAAGATCGGTACGGGCGGCGGCCAGGGCTATGTCCTGGAGTACCGCGGCTCCGCCATCGAGAAGCTCTCGATGGAGGCCCGCATGACCATCTGCAACATGTCGATCGAGGCCGGCGCCCGCGCGGGCATGATCGCCCCCGACGAGACCACCTTCGAGTACCTCAAGGGCCGCCCGCACGCCCCCGAGGGCGAGGACTGGGACGCGGCCGTCGCGTACTGGAAGACGCTGAAGACGGACGAGGACGCCGAGTTCGACGCCGAGGTCGTCATCGACGCCGCCTCGCTGTCACCGTTCGTCACCTGGGGCACCAACCCCGGCCAGGGCGCGCCGCTTTCGGCGTCCGTCCCCGACCCCGCTTCGTACGAAGACGCTTCGGAGCGCCTCGCCGCCGAAAAGGCCCTGGAATACATGGGGTTGGAGGCCGGGCAGCCGCTGCGCTCCATCAAGGTGGACACCGTCTTCGTAGGCTCTTGCACCAACGGCCGCATCGAGGACCTGCGCGCCGCCGCCGAGCTCGTCAAGGGCCGCAAAGTCGCCGACGGCGTACGGATGCTGGTCGTCCCCGGCTCCGCGCGGGTCGGTCTGCAGGCCGTCTCCGAGGGCCTGGACGTCGTCTTCAAGGAGGCCGGCGCCGAATGGCGGCACGCGGGCTGTTCCATGTGCCTGGGCATGAACCCGGACCAGCTCGCCCCGGGTGAGCGCTCCGCGTCCACCTCCAACCGCAACTTCGAGGGCAGGCAGGGCAAGGGCGGCCGTACGCACCTGGTCTCGCCGCAGGTCGCCGCCGCGACGGCCGTCCTGGGCCACCTGGCGTCCCCCGCCGACCTGACCGACGCCGACACCCGTACGCCCGCTGGAGTCTGA